The following proteins are encoded in a genomic region of Papaver somniferum cultivar HN1 unplaced genomic scaffold, ASM357369v1 unplaced-scaffold_10, whole genome shotgun sequence:
- the LOC113326829 gene encoding bromodomain-containing protein DDB_G0278469-like yields MKTNKETIKKKLVRELAIKMKNKQNTQQSPTESASLTSKLQTPTQTKSAEPSLSPGSRRSSERNKKLEPSDVVSSLTKYATTPKRRRQPESAKMSSPTTKIQATRKKNVQSESAQHSQTTTTKSQSKSSEGDTEKSGVGRKNVKRKLDTSSTSPCLNVQLRDPHDTLADFQDEEEEEEEEEAVEEDNSDHVEPNVEEENDNDSADPKRTISFNTNEQPIGDPSVQLANVLGVLVRKLPLTYKDWILVPYEAKENIWKIVSNRFIVPEYYKDYYFSKMGTYLREARSRKAGLVLDALDRLQGEEQKKLMEKLMPKNMTVREWEEFVKHVDSIEFRSVK; encoded by the exons tgaaaaacaaGCAGAACACTCAACAGTCCCCAACTGAAAGTGCTTCACTCACTTCAAAGCTGCAAACCCCGACTCAAACCAAGTCCGCGGAACCATCTCTTTCACCTGGAAGTAGGCGATCATCAGAAAGGAACAAGAAGTTAGAACCAAGTGATGTTGTTTCTTCTCTAACTAAATACGCAACAACTCCAAAGCGTCGTCGACAACCTGAAAGTGCTAAAATGTCATCACCAACTACAAAGATACAGGCTACTAGGAAGAAGAATGTGCAatctgaaagtgctcaacattcaCAGACCACAACTACAAAGTCCCAATCAAAAAGCTCTGAAGGAGATACTGAAAAATCTGGAGTGGGGCGAAAGAATGTAAAGCGGAAACTTGACACAAGCAGCACAAGCCCATGTCTGAATGTTCAACTTAGGGATCCACACGACACTCTCGCAGAttttcaagatgaagaagaagaggaagaggaggaggaagctgTGGAAGAGGATAACTCTGATCATGTGGAGCCTAATGtggaagaagagaatgataatg ATTCTGCTGATCCGAAAAGAACAATTTCCTTCAACACAAATGAACAACCGATTGGTGATCCATCTGTGCAACTTGCCAATGTGCTAGGGGTGCTTGTTCGGAAACTTCCATTAACGTACAAGGATTGGATACTTGTCCCTTATGAAGCCAAAGAAAACATATGGAAGATAGTCTCG AACCGATTCATTGTGCCTGAGTATTACAAAGACTATTATTTCAGCAAGATGGGAACTTATCTTAGAGAAGCAAGGTCAAGGAAAGCTGGTTTGGTACTCGACGCTTTGGATCGGCTACAAGGGGAAGAACAAAAGAAACTGATGGAGAAGTTAATGCCCAAGAACATGACAGTTAGGGAGTGGGAAGAGTTTGTGAAACATGTAGACTCTATTGAATTCAGA TCTGTCAAatga